A stretch of Aedes aegypti strain LVP_AGWG chromosome 2, AaegL5.0 Primary Assembly, whole genome shotgun sequence DNA encodes these proteins:
- the LOC5563808 gene encoding serine protease inhibitor 28Dc — MITRYSHVVTVVVIALASHLVNAQNRAGWVQNPPENAVYLQQQSQQPTVSQSRPIYFPQGQTINPARVSTAPPPPAPSFSQGQTKFQYDAASFAVTELARQVGAVLGQQSNAGVFSPVSIACALSLLLLGARDETRRELMQVLNFNPNDQDPNGIHRQYGRLLQEIASTAPDAIPVAWRRNDRCSDEDDDDYKQESQITHLANAVFVQKDLKIDNSFIHWSRAFYNSSIKNLDFANNPQKSAFQINRWAHENTFGKISQIVPNSVNPDTQMIVANALYFKGLWKEVFEKQATGYKKFYPDGHANPSTAKDVLTMAAIGCFPYFDSPQYDARIVGLPYQGDKTALYIIIPNNSSRQRMQQFQQRLTAKDIGAMVSQMTVRKALVQIPKMKISNTINLRDVLQKLRLRTIFSPSTSNLSAMLDNSSGHERLYASEIIHKVELDVNEVGTEGGAITASTIFRSLPSVQIRVDTPFLMLVGHDATRLPLFYGSIYDPTG; from the coding sequence ATGATTACAAGGTACAGCCATGTGGTAACTGTGGTGGTAATTGCGCTTGCTTCACATCTGGTCAACGCCCAAAACCGAGCTGGATGGGTACAGAATCCTCCTGAAAATGCAGTCTATTTGCAGCAGCAAAGTCAACAGCCGACAGTGTCACAATCCAGGCCAATATATTTCCCACAGGGCCAAACCATTAATCCCGCAAGGGTATCAACAGCCCCGCCACCTCCGGCTCCTTCTTTTAGCCAAGGTCAAACAAAGTTCCAGTATGACGCAGCATCTTTTGCCGTCACTGAACTCGCCAGACAAGTTGGAGCGGTTCTTGGACAACAAAGCAATGCCGGAGTTTTCTCGCCCGTTAGTATTGCCTGTGCCTTGTCGCTTCTGCTGCTTGGAGCGAGGGACGAAACACGTCGGGAACTGATGCAGGTGCTAAATTTTAACCCCAACGATCAAGACCCCAATGGAATTCATCGCCAGTACGGTCGACTTCTACAGGAAATAGCGTCTACGGCACCCGATGCCATTCCTGTTGCTTGGCGCAGAAATGACCGTTGCAGCGATGAAGATGACGACGACTACAAACAAGAAAGCCAAATAACACACCTAGCCAATGCTGTATTTGTACAGAAAGACTTGAAAATTGATAACAGCTTCATCCATTGGTCAAGAGCCTTCTACAATAGCTCCATCAAAAACCTGGATTTCGCAAATAATCCACAAAAGTCAGCGTTCCAGATCAACCGGTGGGCTCACGAAAACACTTTTGGTAAAATTAGCCAGATCGTGCCCAACTCGGTCAACCCCGACACCCAGATGATCGTCGCTAATGCGCTGTACTTCAAAGGACTTTGGAAGGAGGTCTTTGAGAAACAAGCTACCGGTTATAAAAAGTTCTATCCTGACGGCCACGCAAATCCCTCAACGGCCAAGGACGTCCTCACCATGGCAGCAATCGGCTGCTTTCCCTACTTTGACTCCCCTCAGTACGACGCCCGAATCGTAGGCCTTCCATATCAGGGCGATAAGACAGCTCTCTACATCATCATCCCGAACAACTCCTCCCGGCAGAGAATGCAGCAATTTCAGCAACGGCTAACCGCCAAGGACATCGGTGCCATGGTATCGCAAATGACCGTCCGTAAGGCCCTGGTGCAGATTCCGAAAATGAAAATCTCCAACACGATCAACCTTCGGGACGTGCTCCAAAAGCTGAGGCTCCGGACGATTTTCAGTCCATCGACCAGTAATTTGTCAGCGATGTTGGACAATTCGAGTGGACATGAGCGGCTGTACGCCAGCGAAATCATCCACAAGGTGGAGCTGGACGTTAACGAAGTTGGGACGGAAGGAGGTGCTATTACAGCATCCACGATCTTCCGGTCGCTTCCGTCGGTGCAGATTCGAGTAGATACCCCGTTCCTTATGCTGGTTGGCCACGATGCCACCCGATTGCCCCTGTTCTACGGCAGCATATACGATCCGACCGGTTGA